A section of the Bradyrhizobium oligotrophicum S58 genome encodes:
- the nifT gene encoding putative nitrogen fixation protein NifT produces MKVMIRRSPETGLSIYVPKKDLEEPIVETEHETLWGGWIKIANGWVLELPQMAADTRLPITINARKRGGEGDE; encoded by the coding sequence ATGAAAGTCATGATCCGCCGCTCGCCGGAAACGGGCCTTTCCATCTACGTCCCCAAGAAGGACCTGGAGGAGCCGATCGTCGAGACCGAGCACGAGACCTTGTGGGGCGGCTGGATCAAGATCGCCAATGGCTGGGTGCTGGAGCTGCCGCAGATGGCCGCCGACACGCGACTGCCCATCACGATCAATGCGCGCAAGCGCGGCGGAGAGGGAGACGAGTGA
- a CDS encoding SIR2 family NAD-dependent protein deacylase has protein sequence MNAPFPHIDIVKQADAEALLKDVVAKLRNSQVVPYLGPAVSEPSGTAVPMSPEALAAFFGTKVALPRRAKGNAWASAQHIESTRHRSSVTALMAEAFAVPVAPTPLQQHLASLPLPMIVDSWYDGAMRTALSQRSDWGEVQGITRAHIGEDRWYRFYDAAGAEASRDGAQGWTTLLYKPHGGIVPAKNFLITDADYVEVLTDIDIQTPIPDTVKDRRTDRSFLFIGCRFNDQLLRTYGRQVIKRSGTEHYVLVEPDSLSKNELKFFIAERLTPIAIPLARATEIIIGG, from the coding sequence ATGAACGCGCCATTTCCTCATATCGACATCGTCAAGCAGGCCGACGCCGAGGCGCTGCTCAAGGACGTCGTGGCCAAGCTCAGGAACAGCCAGGTCGTGCCCTATCTCGGTCCGGCCGTGTCGGAGCCGTCAGGCACGGCGGTGCCGATGAGCCCCGAAGCGCTGGCGGCCTTCTTCGGCACCAAGGTGGCGCTGCCGCGCCGCGCCAAGGGCAATGCCTGGGCCTCAGCCCAGCACATCGAAAGCACCAGGCATCGATCGAGCGTCACCGCGCTGATGGCGGAAGCCTTCGCCGTCCCGGTTGCGCCCACGCCGCTGCAGCAACATCTGGCGTCGCTGCCGCTGCCGATGATCGTCGACAGCTGGTATGACGGCGCGATGCGGACGGCGCTGTCCCAGCGCAGCGATTGGGGTGAGGTTCAGGGCATCACCCGCGCCCATATCGGCGAGGATCGCTGGTATCGTTTCTATGATGCCGCCGGCGCCGAAGCCAGCCGTGACGGCGCCCAGGGCTGGACGACGCTGCTGTACAAGCCGCATGGCGGCATCGTCCCGGCCAAGAACTTTCTGATCACCGACGCCGACTATGTTGAGGTCCTGACCGACATCGACATCCAGACGCCGATCCCCGACACCGTCAAGGATCGCCGCACCGACCGCAGCTTCCTGTTCATCGGCTGCCGCTTCAACGACCAGCTGCTGCGGACCTATGGCCGCCAGGTCATCAAGCGCTCCGGCACCGAGCATTATGTGCTGGTCGAGCCGGACTCGCTTTCGAAGAACGAGCTCAAGTTCTTCATTGCCGAGCGGCTGACGCCGATCGCGATCCCGCTGGCGCGCGCCACTGAGATCATCATCGGCGGCTGA